Within the Ranitomeya imitator isolate aRanImi1 chromosome 8, aRanImi1.pri, whole genome shotgun sequence genome, the region tatagcacagccgtgtagtatataacagacagccacgtagtatatagcacagccatgtagtatatagcacagcccacgtaatatatagcgcagccacgtagtatatagcatagacgtagtatagaacacagcccacgtagtatatagcacagcctgcgtagtatataacacagcccacgtagtatatagcagtttgggcactatatccctgtaaaaaaaaaaaaagaattgaaataaaaaatagctatatactcaccttccagcgtccacCAAAGCTGCCCCACTCTTCGGGATGCGgctggcagcttccgctcccagtgatgaattgcgaaattactcagatgacgtagctgtctcacgagaccgctaagtcatctgggtaattttgcaaagcatcactgggaacagaagctgatGGCCGCATCGCGAAGaacggacagcttcggtggacaccggaaggtgagaacagcacgattttttattttttttattattgttatcattatatctttttactattgatgctgcaattttttttttctgtcggatttcagctgagaaaaaaatcgcagatgaattgtagctcattgaataacattggtccgagtgcaatccgatttttttttttttttttttttttatcggattgcactcgtcctcatttctcgcaagtgagtatgagcactATAACCTAGtgcgcgctgtcattgtgcacatcgcacagtgTAGATATGACATGGACTAACTCAGGCAGGGGGCCTGGCGCCCTAGACCACCCCTTTAAAGTTTTCTGGTAGAAACATACGGTAGTTTTGACCATCAGAATTTTATGCCCCAAAcgaatgactagagatgagcgaaccgaaacagtaaagttcggcatccataccgaacacctactgttcgggcacggacaccaaacacggacttcaccaggaagtctatgTTATTGTTCGGCACAACTGAACACcaggtgcatgacagcgtggcaaacagcgcctctgatcggcggtaaaatcactgCTGGTCAGACAGCCGAGGTTCACACACTGTCAATAGACAGcacgagcgctcagctgtgatcagaggtataatgattttaccgccgattggAAGCGATGTttgccccattcaagtgaatgggatccGGCTACTGTTCTGGTACTTCAaattgaactttttgtaactggcCAAGCCTGCTGgaccgaacatccaggggtccgcccatctctactaatGACGTAAAGTCGCTTTCATGCTGATTATGTCCTTACCTTTTCCTGTCTGATTTTGGGCTCGGCAGGGCCTGCCGGCAGCTCATTAACATACAAATTCAACTATGGAtagggcctctttcacacatcagttttttagaatcagtcacaatctgtcagtattgaaaagacggatcctgtgcagattgtaaagaactgatgcactggatccagaTTTTTGACGGATCCTTCGaagcagcagctgcaggaaaaatgggttaaattaaaggaatataAATTCTTCCAGACATAAAAAGTTTCAAAAAATGGAATCCGTTGCTGGATTCCGTCTTtcgacggacagcgacggatcctgtgcccataggcttccattatagtcaACGGCGGACAGCTCAGGATCCGTCACTGTCCGACTTTTCAAcgtacacaaaaaatgttactatgtttactaaggctactttcacacttgcgtcgctatgcgtcgggccgacgcacgttgtgaaattgtggcacaacgtgggcagcggatagtttttcaatgcatccactgcccattctgaagtccaggaggagggggcggagtttcggacgCGCATGCGcgttagaaaatggcggacgcgatggacaaaaaaaatgttcacttgaacgttttttttgtgccgatggtccgccaaaacacgacggatcggtTGCACGATGgaggcgacgtgtggccatccgtcacgatccgtcgctaatacaagtatatggggaaaaaacgcatcttgcgagcacatttgcaggatccgtttttttcccaaaatgacggattgcgatggattgcttaaaacgcaagtgtgaaagtagcctaaggcctctttcacacttgcgtcgtctggCGGCCGTCACAATGCATTGGcgcgacggatgcgtcaaaaatagtgaaaaacggatgcagagCATACAgtttttcgacggatccgctagacggttccgtcaAAAAattggatccgttgcatccgtcttGTCCATTTTTACAATTCGTTTCATCGTGTTTTTTTTACGGATttgttttccatgcctaaaaatgggagtctcccaaatgtgattggctactggaaaatagggaaacctatatattgactgtttttacaccccatctttgacagggtttagagaaagtggcagagatggaaggagtgcttgtgaAGATTGCGAACATAGTTACTGATGTTATTTTTGAGACCAATAGGCTGGCAATAATAGTTcgggagaaggaggcagcagcaagaGAGAGGATTCTTTGACAGCGACGTCGCCGCCTATGGATACATCCCATATCGCCCAGCGAATGACCCGGGGCGTGTATTCAACTCTTTacatggagttgcggcagaacctGGATACATTTTTTAATTATGTTCGGATGAGACAGGAACACTTTGATGTTGGAACTTGTTGGGGATGTCATCCGAAGGAAGGACACACTGTTCAGGTGTTCCATctcaccggcggagcggctgatggtgacactgcggtaagcctatttgtatttttttttatcattgttcATAGTTAAtgccatgttttttttgtttttttttgcagcggGTAACAGGAAAaccacatcagcagtgaacatgctgcagaaaatactgcgctgaaacactgcgttgcattttctgcagcatgtcaattattttattatttgtgcCCATTCTACAgtgtttaacacctgctccataataggaatgcacAGATGTAAAAATGCTGGTTTAAATGTGcactaaaacagaaaaaaaaacttccGCAGTgccgtttaacaaaataaaaaaagaaaaaagatattATATTTGTGAAAATTGCTTTATTtgcattttttaataatttttttttcccacagattccttgctactggagaatccctatggctacgttcacattagcgtcatgcgacgcagcgtcgtcgacgcacaacaacgcatgcgtcatgcgcccctatctttatcattggggacgcatgcgttgcgttgtcgtgcgtttttgtaaaaacgcacgacgcatgcgtcgtttcaccgcacctgggtggcgtcggaaacgctacatgttgcatttttgtagcgtctaaaaaacgcatgcgtcgcacttgcatcgctcgtgcgtcgtcattgcgttacaatctcccattgaaaccaattgacaactcacgagacgcaagtgcgtgcgtcgtgcgtgcgttgtgcgacgcatgcgtcgttagataaaattaaacaaaaaagtgtctagacagtgaaaacagtgataaaaacatcccccatatataaagaaaatgtttggattgtttgtcacttctgctgcagcatctacaggCAACACATCAGACCAGACTTCTTCTACTtttcttcatctgctgtccagagatgtaagtatagaatgattctgtgcattttctacatgttttattttgtaattgtttttgcaagttgtgtattatattctgcactgtggttgtttaaagatattgttgtatttttagtctggttgtgatgtatggcgttgtataggatggcgtttcattgtctgcggccttgattattgttctttccaggatagatttttcttttccatttattggtttggtggtgtttttttgtattcagttgtgatgttttatttttgcgttatatgatggcgtttaatagtctccagccctgtcggttttattgtagagtatggtagtatagaatgattctgcgcccttttattaaatgtaataatttgtattgcaagttgtgtattatgttctgcactgtggttgtgtaaagacattgttgtatgtttctggtgtgatgtatggccttttattgtatccggccctgtcggttttattgtaaagtatggtgttgtattgccgtttctgcccttaatttttgggggttgttaattttttcctttcaaaaatctattgtgttttttgggttgctccgtgcatactgtacattttttttaaacaaaactctctttttggattacgacatagggtctgttgtgtatttgttttgttatctttaggcttttgtttactctggcattgtgttgtctctgccattgttttttttaatcaatgtggcagtgttgtttgctcagcgttagattcagttggagtgcaatgttctttgtggttgaaatgtaaatttttttttttttttatatattttactatgttccgctgtattgtgcataggataaattttattttgttctttatttcagaattgcattagtaatggccagcgactcaagccacaccccaccgctgaggagtccggtgagtacatgatctactattgcttactattcgctgtcatttgtagatgggtcactcaactttttgtaaactattttacaggcttcttcaagtgaggaggagagccaggaggaacagaggcagcaggagcagagaccacgggaccaagctgtggttgcaggacggcgagtaagtttttatgtcaaacctattccttttttttctttaagttttttgtttttgcgggtatggggggtggtgggagggggggggggtggtggaggtggtaggtggtggtggaggaggtagggacaacaatttttatcttgcaaacattaatattttccatttattctaggtttcacaacgggcccatgatgacccactggacattgacctgatggtggcatccatagaggaacggggcccgttgtgggacagccgtgacccccggcacgcggaccagggcgtgttgcgccgtttgtggattgaggtggcacaatcgctgtgggatggcttcgacagcgcttcccccgcgggcaaagataaatttcgtaagtatttccaaaatgctgctgtgacccatcatgccaggatacacaaccgtctgtgatgtcttctattgggattgcacacggttgcgttatcattttcaatattttctctcaaactaatttttttttttttaatttatacacagttaaacaattgaagaccagatggcgctccatgaaggacagtttcaagaggggcctgaaaaaggagggacagatccgtagtggtgctgcagcttcaaggacctctatctacaaatataatcgtattttgcagttcttgcgaccggtccttgaaagcagagagtaagtatagtacctatgcacacacctagtttttacaacatgcatattcacgtactatattccagccacgtagcttattgcccagccattttttttggcaagtacaaagtatagaaatgaagaaaaaaattcaagctcaccgaggcgtgaaaagtaaaaaatacatacttttattcatttcaatcataagcagaggatgaaacatcagcacaatacaatagacactatctacgcgtttcaggtgacagggaacatcagacat harbors:
- the LOC138647838 gene encoding uncharacterized protein; translation: MASDSSHTPPLRSPASSSEEESQEEQRQQEQRPRDQAVVAGRRVSQRAHDDPLDIDLMVASIEERGPLWDSRDPRHADQGVLRRLWIEVAQSLWDGFDSASPAGKDKFLKQLKTRWRSMKDSFKRGLKKEGQIRSGAAASRTSIYKYNRILQFLRPVLESRETHSSTRKTVRPSGAVLREAPSELSQPSHSESRSAPPQSGEPAAGPSDVPLAEASVAPSFGSSRQRQRASDRAILPEFLRLSTVFQNGFKALCDKMSNIDRRLETIESELSRPAKHFF